Within Oribacterium sp. oral taxon 102, the genomic segment GCGCTGAAGCGCTCCGTCATTTTCCCTGCCGCCGCGTACCATTGCAGCTCCTGCCCCGCTTCGCATATCTCCCGGATCCGCTCCATCCCCTTCTCCGTATAGAGCGAGACAATCTCCGCCTCTCCCTTCACGATCACGCAGTAGGAATTCAGATTCCACTTCGAGAGGATGTACTCCGGAAAACGGAGAAAGAAGCGGATCAGCTCCCCCTCCGCCGAAAGGAAGCGTTCCCGTCCCCTCTCCCCCGTATTCTTCTGCTCGGAAAGGCTGAACAGGATGAGATTGTAGCAGGGGCCGCTCACATCCAGAGAGAGCCGCCCCGCCTCCTCATACATCTTCTCCACGGAGAGCTGCGCGGAGAAAAGCTTCTCGAAATACTCCCTGCGCTGAAAGCGCTCATACTCACGGTTTTCCCGCTGAAAGCGCTCCTGATAGCTCTGCTTCTGCTGTTCCCGCTCGATCCGCTCCCGAATCTCGTCGAGCATCTGCCGGAGGCTCCGCCGGGTAATCGGCTTCAGCATGTACTGCACAACACCCTCATGGATCGCCCGCCGCGCGTACTCGAAGTCGTCATAGCCGCTCATCACTACCAGCTTCATCCTCGGAAACTCCTGTCCGAGGATGTGGCAGAGGGTCAGCCCGTCCATGAACGGCATCTTGATATCGGTCAGCAACAGGTCAGGGCAGCTTTTCCGTATCATCGGAAGCGCCATCTCCCCGTCCGATGCCTCTCCGACCAGCTCATAGCCGTAGTCCTGCCAGGGAATATTGTCCCGAAGCCCATCCCGGATGACGCTCTCGTCCTCCACAATGAAAATTTTCAGCATATTCTCTCCCGCTCTCAAT encodes:
- a CDS encoding response regulator, translated to MLKIFIVEDESVIRDGLRDNIPWQDYGYELVGEASDGEMALPMIRKSCPDLLLTDIKMPFMDGLTLCHILGQEFPRMKLVVMSGYDDFEYARRAIHEGVVQYMLKPITRRSLRQMLDEIRERIEREQQKQSYQERFQRENREYERFQRREYFEKLFSAQLSVEKMYEEAGRLSLDVSGPCYNLILFSLSEQKNTGERGRERFLSAEGELIRFFLRFPEYILSKWNLNSYCVIVKGEAEIVSLYTEKGMERIREICEAGQELQWYAAAGKMTERFSALSDCFHALNRVFATRFFRTEQHILTEEQLECFRPASEQEALSGMKPQDFDTAAVQEFLENGEAEEAADFVRSYLRSLEKLLQSRMLRDYIVLGIRFAVLRYIERLGVSQTDFTGALRCGLQDFEKGEEALRDYVEELLTHAVEVRERLRQKENTRFLKQALAYMELHFTEEGLSLHSVAEHCGVSGSYLSTAFSREMGETFVEYVTRRRMELAKRLLREERLHTAECAARVGYRDPHYFSFVFRRTQGMSARDYRSSTVS